The following are from one region of the Etheostoma spectabile isolate EspeVRDwgs_2016 chromosome 15, UIUC_Espe_1.0, whole genome shotgun sequence genome:
- the rai1 gene encoding retinoic acid-induced protein 1 isoform X1: protein MQSFRERSGGYHSNQPCYQQEPHELSRLETYRQHPHHPHPQHPHPGPGPHLGPGPTRSGYEAHSLANPTSMPSAGGPGDGGGPKDCYSQQTYPGYPGNGGGNGSGNGGSTPSQAKKSFRGSKVPPPNPNQHLQGPGGYSNHMGPGSYSAQYVSEGPHQQKWEDSAQLAQYDQDMVGRMEAGGTPATGSSQYMDQNMLGHSQTQCHQPSTPAYTSPHHQPHPPNPAPSPLMYPQSHLHYPQHSPSPSPYMEKCSPMPHCYKGYNIPPTSQYGRQMSSHSNLKQGGYRSTQNSYSYQQPPTRGYEQQLPLQAMTNPQEPHPKYQHYTQPQQNYCLSELSVRSPEQYYQTCSPSSSHSPARSVGRSPSYSSTPSPLMTNPESFQYGQPPMTPGAASSSSSSSAGMQEQASTNTMLMPPRSHPSPNVPHAATHSYTTTPQVPTMKERFSEKLLSNPSLWSLNALTSQVENISNNVQQLLLSEALVANKKGGKRSSGGSNSSAGSGASAKKGEEYKGPPFPDGGGGSVGGGPMQDPYSTPQHQPMPMELHEGGYSSSSDEQLERGYYYCGQGRSPAQAPNNTQLSLDTASSCSMTSPDDMSTRSGDSGLHNLTPDPTRCQSGQGGDGMSTPVKSIGDERSPTSITIPSPMKQERDSPSEIQHINEPVKENFEESAWTEKSADKEELSTDNTPDHERDSDTIKSIENLEKWSDDEKCPALYNKVNKDVTEKNYCYKETVYQGLHSKYDPDARDSVEQSPAALSDSSHKEHFGQEIKSEAFKSESPTASESSVKTLPFISRGDLEQDQYSTEKEDSSENTSPTPQVEALDESNSDKRESRDEEDEEEGEEEGGGQYEADQEEEEEEEKEEIILQKQQPLSLSPALSAEVRVELGEGAKVSLTDEHMNNRDGPEKLLGDLCSRTESQSTELLTDMEPTGAPAHPNAAAADASTRESAIGDTAPQPQSSMPVFSALNDKTTPPAQARDHIDHSDAKVLEPDSPQLPGKSIPPSAPSWADTPPSPKKGDEDMEPGISCASAVTPLAKPEPVAPSAQPRAFGRKHARGRRRIMHSGVGIRRQLCLEIEGEKEQEGAPSPTQKPCMPPSKTVLFSEQMDLAHQESIVSQSPKMLTGGFHSRMCTRSFNAPDLPPKVEPHVKRKPGPKPGSKPCLKPGPKPGPKPGAKPGPKPGNKPGLKPGPKPGLKLGPKPGQKPGQKPVSNESEQPLKIETPVKRKPGPKPGSKPGAKPGPKPGPKPGPKPALKPGSKPGPKPGPTPADVLPPNNTAPIKASVGRPKGSVSKAKLVQEETSQPLTGLQSRSRKSPKATISQVNQDVKTLNQEEKQANHEVKAPEKEGKNMVLRSRKLPQEKLSKEKITEENILPLTLTEMKASDDSLKVDEPLTVEQTVPILDTVKNTEVPANLPAPISPPVPTEQSEEKTSLSLKRKLSPGLSTTPLKKKRGPKPKPKPFPPQPSLLKQVVSTPKEKGVRGPRRKRGAPKKASVVTPPPKDTSHNISETDIITDVPVVPPQCPTKTKVLPPRKGRGQKYEAMVQKITSPSSKKHLPILQIDSSLTDDVTAKALPQHVSKEGETSMIINSTEVIEGEVKSIESRQEGVKQHEGAARKKDMTQEREKHEVSQETLTSEEVRQGVEEEVINKQEMRQETINPGTQQVFGTDKVWSSIEAPVDVKAPGEWTQQASEGVSSAATKSARTKRKRWAMVESTDASVVALEAGSLIVTTPRLAKQRAIKNNHEMHLKQRRKKRKGQAPQEQTETVKETNIETEEQQQERVEEKVTPKESTVPLPISPDEITEAPLVTSTELIQKPRRGRKPSTNPTKRKRGKASSEQIPGKPMKFHKKPGPKPGMKDAMEVIEAVIRAAGCERAEKEEREKELERREREKKEDPETCIVGPVVTISEKQTEIMSVKRIRRKPVHQNSKLSFCPYVRINNSRDFSSWCAIVNKPEDAIIFQRRRKKGILRMRNPFTVAKVVPHTAAMLQGPLVNRNLIDRCLTCCLCGKPANYRDLGDLCGPYYTEEGVPRKMLTIGHTESLREESQKTNDNNSSSSEEPSNSSKNEGEGRTEKESNTEASTQEGSSSRHHHWRYRRAERTERMGQDSGPRRLTLRERFRRMKQLQAISTGASSDQEGGDSMFQRLQVEAEAKEHWAHENCAIWTKGVIMVAGRLYGLREAASNSAQTSCYKCQIVGASLSCCWRSCSHKYHYVCAKEIGCTFHEDDFSIKCPKHEDL from the exons ATGCAGTCCTTCCGTGAGCGCAGCGGTGGTTACCACAGCAACCAACCCTGCTACCAGCAGGAGCCCCATGAATTATCCCGCCTGGAGACCTACCGGCAGCACCCGCATCATCCCCACCCTCAGCACCCTCACCCAGGCCCTGGTCCACATCTAGGCCCAGGGCCCACCAGGTCAGGCTATGAGGCTCACTCACTGGCAAACCCCACAAGCATGCCTTCAGCTGGAGGCCCGGGAGATGGAGGAGGACCCAAGGACTGTTACAGCCAGCAAACCTACCCTGGTTACCCAGGCAATGGTGGAGGGAATGGAAGTGGAAATGGTGGCTCAACACCCTCGCAGGCAAAGAAATCCTTCAGAGGAAGCAAAGTGCCCCCTCCAAACCCAAATCAGCACCTACAGGGTCCTGGCGGTTATAGTAACCACATGGGCCCTGGGAGTTACTCAGCCCAGTATGTGAGTGAGGGCCCCCACCAGCAGAAATGGGAAGACTCAGCCCAGTTAGCACAGTATGACCAGGACATGGTGGGGCGTATGGAGGCTGGTGGTACCCCTGCAACTGGCTCCTCCCAGTACATGGATCAGAACATGCTGGGCCACTCTCAGACCCAGTGCCACCAACCCTCCACACCTGCCTATACCAGCCCCCACCATCAGCCACACCCCCCTAACCCTGCCCCCTCTCCTCTCATGTACCCCCAGAGTCACCTTCACTACCCCCAGCACTCACCTTCTCCTTCGCCATACATGGAAAAGTGCAGCCCCATGCCCCACTGTTATAAAGGTTACAACATACCTCCTACTTCCCAGTATGGCAGACAAATGAGCAGCCACAGCAATCTGAAGCAGGGGGGTTACAGATCGACCCAGAACAGTTACAGCTACCAGCAGCCTCCCACCAGAGGCTATGAACAGCAGCTCCCTTTACAGGCCATGACCAATCCCCAGGAGCCCCACCCTAAATACCAACATTACACCCAACCCCAACAAAACTACTGTCTCTCAGAGCTGTCTGTCAGATCACCAGAACAGTACTATCAGACTTGTAGCCCCTCCTCAAGCCACTCCCCTGCACGCTCTGTAGGACGCTCACCCTCATACAGTTCAACCCCTTCACCACTGATGACCAATCCAGAGTCCTTCCAGTATGGCCAACCTCCCATGACCCCTGGGGCAgcatcctcctcttcatcctcttcagCTGGTATGCAAGAGCAAGCCAGTACCAACACCATGTTGATGCCTCCACGCTCACACCCCTCACCCAATGTGCCCCATGCAGCCACCCACAGCTACACTACTACACCACAGGTCCCCACCATGAAAGAACGCTTCTCAGAGAAGCTGTTATCAAATCCCAGCTTGTGGAGCCTGAATGCCCTTACCTCTCAGGTAGAGAACATCTCTAATAATGTCCAGCAGCTGCTGCTTTCAGAGGCCCTGGTGGCCAACAAGAAAGGCGGTAAGCGCAGCAGTGGAGGGAGCAACAGCAGTGCTGGAAGTGGAGCATCCGCCAAAAAGGGTGAGGAGTACAAAGGTCCTCCATTTCCAGATGGTGGAGGTGGTAGTGTTGGTGGAGGCCCCATGCAGGACCCTTACTCCACTCCACAGCACCAGCCAATGCCCATGGAACTACATGAAGGAGGCTACTCCAGCAGTAGTGATGAGCAACTAGAGAGGGGCTACTACTACTGTGGCCAGGGCAGAAGTCCAGCACAAGCCCCAAATAACACACAACTCAGCCTGGACACAGCCTCTTCATGCTCCATGACATCTCCAGATGATATGTCCACCAGATCTGGAGACTCAGGTCTACACAACCTTACCCCTGACCCTACACGATGTCAGTCAGGGCAGGGAGGAGATGGCATGAGTACTCCAGTAAAGAGCATTGGTGACGAGAGGTCTCCAACAAGCATTACAATCCCTAGTCCAATGAAACAAGAAAGGGACTCTCCTTCAGAAATACAGCATATCAATGAGCCTGTCAAAGAGAACTTTGAAGAATCAGCCTGGACAGAGAAATCAGCTGACAAAGAGGAGTTGTCAACAGATAACACCCCTGACCATGAGAGAGATTCAGACACAATTAAATCTATAGAGAATCTGGAGAAATGGTCGGATGACGAGAAATGCCCAGCTCTATACAATAAAGTTAACAAagatgtgacagaaaaaaactacTGTTATAAGGAGACAGTTTACCAAGGGCTCCACAGTAAATATGACCCTGATGCAAGGGACTCAGTTGAACAGTCTCCAGCAGCTCTCTCTGACTCCAGTCACAAGGAACACTTTGGCCAAGAGATTAAATCAGAGGCGTTCAAATCTGAGTCTCCAACTGCATCTGAGAGCTCCGTGAAAACATTGCCTTTCATTTCTAGGGGTGACCTTGAACAGGATCAATATTCCACAGAGAAGGAGGACAGCTCAGAGAACACCTCTCCAACCCCCCAAGTTGAGGCCTTGGACGAGAGCAACTCagacaagagagagagcagagatgaggaggatgaagaggagggggaggaggagggaggtggACAGTACGAGGCtgaccaagaagaagaagaagaagaagaaaaagaagaaataatatTACAGAAACAACAACCACTTTCTCTTTCCCCTGCTCTGTCTGCAGAGGTTAGGGTAGAACTGGGGGAGGGGGCAAAAGTGTCATTGACTGACGAGCACATGAATAACAGAGATGGGCCAGAGAAGCTTCTTGGAGATCTTTGCAGCAGGACAGAGAGTCAGAGTACTGAGCTTCTTACTGACATGGAGCCTACAGGGGCGCCTGCGCATCcaaatgcagcagcagcagatgctTCCACAAGGGAGTCTGCCATTGGTGACACTGCTCCTCAGCCTCAGTCTTCGATGCCAGTCTTCTCAGCTCTCAATGACAAGACAACACCTCCAGCTCAGGCCAGGGATCATATTGATCACAGTGATGCTAAAGTGCTAGAGCCAGACTCTCCTCAGCTGCCAGGTAAGTCAATACCTCCCTCAGCCCCCTCCTGGGCAGACACTCCACCCTCCCCCAAAAAAGGTGATGAGGACATGGAGCCAGGCATCAGCTGTGCCAGTGCTGTGACCCCATTGGCCAAGCCAGAACCTGTGGCCCCATCTGCTCAGCCAAGGGCATTTGGACGTAAGCATGCCAGGGGCAGAAGAAGAATCATGCATTCAGGTGTGGGAATCAGGCGACAGCTATGCTTAGAGATAGAGGGGGAAAAGGAACAGGAAGGGGCTCCCTCACCTACACAAAAACCCTGCATGCCTCCGAGCAAAACTGTGCTATTCTCAGAACAAATGGACCTAGCTCATCAGGAATCTATTGTGAGCCAGTCTCCAAAAATGCTCACTGGTGGTTTTCATTCGAGAATGTGCACTCGTTCATTCAACGCACCAGACTTGCCACCCAAAGTTGAGCCTCATGTGAAGAGAAAACCAGGCCCAAAACCAGGTTCAAAGCCTTGCCTCAAACCAGGGCCAAAACCTGGACCAAAACCAGGAGCCAAGCCCGGTCCAAAACCAGGGAATAAACCTGGCCTAAAGCCTGGACCAAAGCCTGGGCTAAAACTTGGGCCTAAACCAGGACAAAAACCAGGACAAAAACCTGTGTCAAATGAATCAGAGCAGCCACTGAAAATTGAAACACCTGTAAAACGAAAACCAGGACCCAAACCAGGTTCAAAACCTGGGGCAAAGCCTGGGCCAAAACCTGGCCCAAAACCTGGTCCAAAACCAGCTCTAAAGCCAGGTTCAAAACCAGGACCTAAGCCTGGACCCACGCCGGCAGATGTTTTGCCCCCCAACAACACTGCACCCATCAAGGCCTCAGTGGGTCGCCCCAAAGGCTCAGTTTCTAAAGCAAAGCTGGTACAAGAAGAAACCAGTCAACCTTTGACAGGACTGCAAAGCAGGAGCAGGAAGAGTCCAAAAGCTACAATATCACAAGTAAATCAGGATGTAAAAACACTTAaccaggaagaaaaacaagcaaacCATGAGGTTAAGGCACCAGAGAAGGAGGGTAAGAATATGGTCTTGAGATCCAGAAAGCTCCCGCAAGAAAAACtgtcaaaagaaaaaatcacAGAAGAAAACATTCTGCCCCTGACATTAACAGAAATGAAAGCCAGTGATGATTCTCTAAAAGTAGATGAGCCACTTACTGTGGAACAAACAGTTCCCATCCTTGATACAGTCAAAAACACAGAAGTTCCAGCCAACCTACCTGCACCAATTTCTCCACCTGTCCCAACTGAACAATCTGAAGAAAAGACATCACTTTCATTAAAACGGAAACTTAGCCCAGGGCTTTCCACAACACCattaaagaaaaagaggggTCCAAAGCCCAAACCAAAACCCTTTCCACCTCAACCCTCCCTGCTGAAACAGGTTGTCTCTACACCTAAAGAGAAGGGTGTCCGAGGCCCAAGAAGAAAGCGAGGGGCACCCAAGAAAGCTTCTGTTGTCACTCCCCCACCAAAAGACACTTCTCATAACATCAGTGAAACTGACATCATTACTGATGTGCCTGTGGTTCCTCCACAATGCCCTACTAAAACAAAAGTTCTCCCACCACGCAAAGGCCGAGGACAGAAATATGAGGCCATGGTGCAGAAAATAACATCTCCTAGCTCGAAGAAACACCTCCCAATTCTCCAAATAGACAGCAGTCTAACTGACGATGTGACAGCCAAGGCTTTGCCTCAACATGTCTCAAAAGAAGGTGAGACATCTATGATCATAAATAGCACCGAGGTAATAGAGGGAGAAGTGAAAAGCATAGAGTCTAGACAAGAAGGAGTGAAACAACATGAAGGTGCAGCGAGAAAAAAAGATATGacacaagaaagagaaaagcatGAGGTGAGTCAAGAGACATTGACATCAGAGGAGGTGAGACAAGGGGTGGAAGAAGAAGTTATAAATAAGCAAGAGATGAGACAAGAAACCATTAATCCAGGGACACAGCAGGTTTTCGGAACTGACAAGGTTTGGAGCTCAATAGAGGCCCCAGTAGATGTCAAGGCTCCAGGAGAGTGGACACAACAGGCATCAGAAGGGGTATCTTCTGCTGCCACTAAGTCCGCCAGAACTAAAAGGAAGAGATGGGCCATGGTGGAAAGCACAGATGCCTCAGTAGTAGCCTTGGAAGCAGGGAGCCTAATAGTTACAACACCAAGGCTAGCCAAGCAGAGGGCCATTAAAAATAACCATGAGATGCACCTAAaacagaggagaaagaagagaaaaggccAAGCCCCTCAAGAACAAACAGAGACAGTCAAGGAGACAAATATTGAAACAGAAGAACAACAACAGGAGAGGGTAGAAGAGAAAGTAACCCCCAAGGAGTCTACAGTACCTTTGCCAATCAGCCCAGACGAGATCACAGAAGCCCCCCTTGTTACCAGCACAGAACTCATTCAAAAACCTAGGAGAGGCAGAAAACCGTCCACAAATCCAACTAAGAGGAAACGAGGCAAAGCCTCATCAGAGCAGATTCCTGGCAAGCCAATGAAATTCCACAAAAAGCCTGGGCCAAAACCTGGGATGAAAGATGCCATGGAGGTTATTGAGGCAGTAATAAGGGCTGCAGGTTGTGAACGGGCcgaaaaagaggagagagaaaaagaactggaaagaagggaaagagaaaagaaggaagacCCAGAAACATGTATTGTGGGTCCTGTAGTAACAATatcagaaaaacagacagagatCATGTCTGTGAAAAGAATTAGGCGCAAACCAGTCCATCAAAATTCTAAACTGTCTTTCTGTCCTTATGTACGGATTAACAATTCCAGAGACTTTTCATCTTGGTGTGCCATAGTCAACAAGCCTGAGGATGCAATAATATTTCAGAGACGTAGAAAAAAGGGCATACTCAGAATGAGGAATCCTTTCACAGTTGCAAAGGTAGTGCCACACACTGCTGCCATGTTACAGGGACCCTTGGTAAACAGAAATCTAATTGACCGTTGTCTAACATGTTGCCTGTGTGGAAAGCCAGCAAATTACAGAGACCTGGGTGATTTGTGCGGACCCTACTACACAGAGGAGGGCGTTCCACGGAAAATGTTGACGATCGGGCACACAGAATCCCTCAGGGAGGAGTCACAGAAAACCAATGACAACAACAGTAGCAGCAGCGAAGAACCAAGCAACTCATCAAAGAACGAGGGCGAGGGACGCACAGAAAAGGAGAGTAATACAGAGGCATCCACTCAAGAGGGCAGTAGTAGCAGGCACCATCATTGGCGCTACCGGCGGgcagaaagaacagagagaatgGGTCAGGACAGTGGTCCACGAAGATTAACTCTCCGAGAGAGGTTCAGGAGGATGAAGCAACTCCAGGCCATCAGCACAGGGGCCTCAAGTGACCAAGAGGGTGGTGACAGCATGTTCCAAAGGCTACAAGTAGAAGCAGAGGCTAAGGAGCACTGGGCCCATGAAAACTGTGCCATCTGGACCAAAGGGGTAATTATGGTAGCTGGGCGACTATACGGACTGAGGGAGGCTGCCAGCAACTCAGCCCAAACG AGCTGCTACAAGTGCCAGATTGTTGGGGCATCCCTCAGTTGCTGTTGGAGAAGCTGCTCTCATAAATACCACTATGTCTGCGCCAAAGAGATAG GCTGCACATTCCATGAGGATGACTTCTCGATCAAATGTCCCAAACATGAG GACCTGTAA